In Neisseria brasiliensis, the following proteins share a genomic window:
- a CDS encoding lysophospholipid acyltransferase family protein, translating into MHTLVTLLFKSFAALPLPLLHALGNFLGGMAFYFLKKDRQRVRANMRQAGLQPDDKMIQTVFRETAKGGLELPVAFFRRPEEIETLFQQVNGWEHVQTALDNQQGLLFITPHIGSYDLAGRYISQQLPFPLTAMYKPPKFKAVDAVMQAGRVRGKGKTAPTNIQGVKQVIKALRAGEATIVLPDHVPAPEEGGDGVWVDFFGRPAYTMTLAGKLAQVKGVKALFFVGERLPNGQGFALHIEPLQGELNGDKAHDARIINQNVEYWIQRFPTQYLFMYNRYKRPAGAPQSPLE; encoded by the coding sequence ATGCACACTTTGGTTACCCTACTTTTCAAATCCTTTGCCGCCCTGCCGCTGCCGCTACTGCACGCGCTGGGCAACTTTTTAGGCGGCATGGCGTTTTATTTTCTCAAAAAAGACCGCCAACGCGTGCGCGCCAATATGCGCCAAGCCGGTTTGCAGCCCGATGACAAGATGATTCAAACCGTGTTCCGCGAAACAGCCAAAGGCGGTTTGGAACTGCCCGTGGCTTTTTTCAGACGGCCTGAAGAGATTGAAACGCTGTTTCAACAGGTCAATGGCTGGGAACACGTTCAGACGGCCTTAGACAATCAGCAGGGCTTACTATTCATCACGCCGCACATCGGCAGCTATGATTTGGCCGGACGCTACATCAGCCAGCAATTGCCGTTTCCGCTGACCGCCATGTACAAACCGCCGAAATTCAAAGCCGTCGATGCCGTGATGCAGGCCGGACGCGTGCGCGGCAAGGGTAAAACCGCGCCGACCAATATCCAAGGCGTGAAGCAGGTCATCAAAGCCCTGCGCGCGGGTGAAGCCACCATCGTACTGCCCGACCACGTGCCCGCGCCCGAAGAAGGCGGTGACGGCGTGTGGGTCGATTTCTTCGGCCGTCCTGCCTACACCATGACGCTGGCGGGCAAACTCGCCCAAGTCAAAGGCGTGAAAGCCCTGTTTTTCGTCGGCGAACGCTTACCCAACGGCCAAGGCTTTGCGCTGCACATCGAACCGCTGCAAGGCGAACTCAACGGCGACAAAGCCCACGATGCTCGCATCATCAATCAAAACGTGGAATATTGGATTCAACGTTTCCCAACGCAGTATCTGTTTATGTACAACCGTTATAAGCGTCCGGCTGGTGCGCCGCAATCGCCGCTGGAATAA
- a CDS encoding YifB family Mg chelatase-like AAA ATPase — protein MSLALVYSRALSGMNAPLVEVEAHLANGLPHFNIVGLPDTEVKESRDRVRAAIIQSGFDFPAKKITVNLAPADLPKESGRFDLPIAIGILAASGQISMEKLAQYEFAGELALSGMLRPVRGALAMAWQGMQAGRAFVLPSENAQQAAVMKGITVYGAQSLGEVAAHLNAIEPLTQTECPNLDRPSESVNLPDLSDVKGQHTARLALEIAAAGGHSLLMMGPPGTGKSMLSQRLPGILPPLTEDELVEVWALRSLLPNHQQELSHERPFRSPHHSASSAAMVGGGSDPRPGEISLAHHGVLFLDELPEFDRKVLEVLREPLENGEIHISRAARQAVYPAKFQLVAAMNPCPCGYLGHPNKPCRCTPESVARYRSKISGPLLDRIDLTIEVPSLPAAELMQQQAGESSADVLQRVLAARDRQYARQGKVNAALSVTELDSVANIEQEACDALGAMLEKLSLSARSFHRIMRVARTLADLAGDDAVDRSHVLKAISFRRAL, from the coding sequence ATGTCGCTCGCTTTGGTTTACAGCCGCGCTTTAAGCGGTATGAATGCACCGTTGGTCGAGGTGGAAGCCCATCTTGCCAACGGTTTGCCGCATTTCAATATTGTCGGGCTGCCCGATACCGAAGTAAAGGAAAGCCGTGACCGCGTGCGTGCGGCGATTATCCAAAGCGGCTTTGATTTTCCGGCGAAAAAAATCACCGTCAATCTGGCACCGGCCGATTTGCCCAAAGAATCCGGCCGGTTTGATTTGCCCATTGCCATCGGCATTTTGGCCGCTTCGGGGCAGATTTCGATGGAGAAACTGGCGCAATATGAATTTGCCGGCGAATTGGCTTTGTCGGGGATGTTGCGGCCTGTGCGCGGCGCATTGGCGATGGCGTGGCAGGGTATGCAGGCAGGGCGCGCTTTTGTGTTGCCGTCTGAAAACGCGCAACAAGCTGCTGTAATGAAAGGCATCACGGTTTACGGCGCGCAATCTTTAGGCGAAGTGGCGGCGCATTTAAACGCCATTGAGCCTTTGACGCAAACCGAATGCCCGAATCTCGACAGGCCGTCTGAAAGCGTAAACCTGCCGGATTTGAGTGATGTAAAAGGGCAACATACCGCACGTTTGGCTCTGGAAATTGCCGCTGCGGGCGGACACAGCTTATTGATGATGGGTCCGCCGGGTACGGGTAAATCGATGTTATCGCAGCGTTTGCCGGGCATTTTGCCGCCGTTGACCGAAGACGAATTGGTCGAAGTGTGGGCGTTGCGCTCATTGCTGCCTAATCATCAACAGGAACTCAGCCATGAGAGGCCGTTTCGTTCGCCCCATCACAGCGCCAGTTCGGCAGCAATGGTCGGCGGCGGCTCGGATCCAAGGCCGGGTGAGATTTCTTTAGCGCATCATGGTGTGTTGTTTCTCGATGAATTGCCCGAGTTTGACCGCAAAGTTTTAGAAGTGTTGCGCGAGCCGTTAGAAAACGGCGAAATCCATATTTCCCGCGCGGCGCGACAGGCGGTGTATCCGGCCAAATTCCAATTGGTGGCGGCGATGAATCCTTGTCCGTGCGGCTACCTTGGTCACCCGAACAAACCTTGCCGCTGCACGCCTGAGAGCGTGGCGCGTTACCGTAGCAAAATTTCAGGGCCGCTGCTTGACCGTATTGATTTAACCATTGAAGTGCCTAGCTTGCCTGCCGCAGAATTGATGCAGCAACAAGCAGGCGAATCCAGCGCCGATGTGTTGCAGCGGGTGTTGGCGGCGCGCGACAGACAATATGCGCGGCAGGGCAAAGTGAATGCCGCTTTGAGCGTGACCGAATTAGACAGCGTGGCCAATATCGAACAAGAAGCGTGCGATGCCTTGGGCGCGATGTTGGAAAAATTATCGCTCTCGGCGCGCAGTTTTCACCGCATCATGCGCGTGGCACGCACCTTGGCCGATTTGGCTGGAGACGATGCCGTTGACCGCAGCCATGTATTGAAAGCCATCAGCTTCCGCAGGGCGTTGTAA
- a CDS encoding MliC family protein, whose translation MRHAAIFLLVSLCTACGSYKAVRPSAPIPVVAEAETYSVNYEAANGQRITAVYINSNSPMTVELRQGNTVESLKQIQSWAKGVEYSNLSTRWHVQEGSATLTRRGKPIVFTEIIE comes from the coding sequence ATTCGACACGCCGCCATTTTTTTATTGGTTTCCCTTTGCACCGCCTGCGGTTCGTATAAAGCCGTGCGCCCTTCCGCACCGATACCGGTTGTGGCTGAAGCCGAAACCTATTCCGTGAACTACGAAGCCGCCAACGGCCAGCGCATTACCGCCGTTTACATCAACAGCAACAGCCCGATGACGGTAGAGCTACGCCAGGGCAACACGGTGGAGAGCCTGAAGCAAATCCAATCGTGGGCAAAAGGTGTGGAATACAGCAACCTTTCCACCCGCTGGCATGTGCAGGAAGGGTCCGCCACACTGACCCGTCGCGGCAAACCGATTGTATTTACTGAAATTATTGAGTGA
- the cysE gene encoding serine O-acetyltransferase, whose protein sequence is MKKITSAPPKKDHLNTRDFDLWNAILEETTAAASAEPMLASFLHQTVLRHDSLEAVLAFHLSSKLGSPIMDVRALNEICLQAFADDCCIIDSMKQDLQAIYERDPACDEYSLPLLYFKGFHAIQAHRINHWLYNNGRKTLSYFLQNRMSEVFGVDIHPAVRFGHGLMLDHATGFVAGETAVLGNNISILHGVTLGGSGKECGDRHPKVSDGVMIGANASILGNIRIGENAKIGAGSVVVADVPSSITVVGVPAKPIGRSSKVPSQDMNQYIELSGADFVI, encoded by the coding sequence ATGAAAAAAATCACGTCCGCCCCTCCGAAAAAAGACCATCTCAATACCCGCGATTTCGATTTGTGGAACGCGATTCTTGAAGAAACCACGGCTGCGGCGAGCGCCGAACCGATGTTGGCCAGTTTCCTGCATCAAACAGTATTGCGCCACGATTCGCTCGAGGCCGTGTTGGCGTTTCATTTATCCAGCAAACTCGGCAGCCCGATTATGGACGTGCGCGCGTTAAACGAAATCTGCCTGCAAGCGTTTGCCGATGATTGCTGCATTATCGACAGTATGAAACAAGATTTGCAGGCTATTTACGAGCGTGACCCCGCGTGTGACGAATATTCTCTGCCGCTGCTTTATTTCAAAGGTTTTCACGCCATTCAGGCACACCGCATCAACCATTGGCTGTATAACAACGGCCGCAAAACTTTGTCTTATTTCCTGCAAAACCGAATGTCGGAAGTGTTCGGCGTGGATATTCACCCTGCAGTACGTTTCGGCCACGGTCTGATGCTCGACCACGCCACCGGTTTTGTGGCCGGTGAAACCGCCGTGTTGGGCAACAATATTTCTATTTTGCATGGCGTGACTTTGGGCGGCTCGGGTAAGGAATGCGGCGACCGTCACCCGAAAGTTTCAGACGGCGTGATGATTGGCGCGAACGCTTCGATTTTGGGCAATATCCGAATCGGCGAGAACGCCAAAATCGGCGCGGGCAGTGTGGTGGTGGCCGATGTGCCCTCGTCGATTACCGTGGTCGGCGTACCGGCCAAACCGATTGGCCGTTCGTCTAAAGTGCCGTCGCAGGATATGAATCAGTATATTGAATTGTCGGGTGCGGATTTTGTGATTTGA
- the grpE gene encoding nucleotide exchange factor GrpE, with protein sequence MSDMTEQNPNIEEEKVETQAVQAADAAAATEAVEAEAAPEPTMEDLQARIEELEGQLKDEQLRGLANEQNLRRRHQEEIAATHKFAGQKFAAEMLPVKDYLEMALLDQSGNFEALKMGVQMTLNELQKAFDATQIKEINPAVGDKLDPHQHQAVQTVVSEQEPNTIVNVMKKGYSLSERVLRPAMVVVAKKED encoded by the coding sequence ATGTCGGACATGACTGAACAAAACCCAAACATCGAAGAAGAAAAAGTAGAAACTCAAGCAGTGCAAGCCGCTGATGCTGCTGCCGCAACCGAAGCCGTTGAAGCCGAAGCCGCACCTGAGCCGACCATGGAAGATTTGCAGGCGCGTATTGAAGAATTGGAAGGCCAGCTCAAAGATGAGCAATTGCGCGGTTTGGCCAACGAGCAAAACCTGCGCCGCCGTCATCAGGAAGAAATCGCCGCCACCCATAAATTTGCCGGCCAAAAATTTGCTGCTGAAATGCTGCCGGTGAAAGACTATTTGGAAATGGCTTTGCTGGATCAAAGCGGCAATTTCGAAGCCTTGAAAATGGGTGTGCAAATGACCCTGAACGAATTGCAAAAAGCATTCGACGCGACCCAAATCAAAGAAATCAACCCTGCTGTAGGCGACAAACTCGACCCGCACCAACACCAAGCCGTGCAAACCGTGGTGAGCGAGCAAGAGCCAAACACCATCGTCAATGTGATGAAAAAAGGCTATTCATTGTCTGAGCGCGTGTTGCGTCCGGCCATGGTCGTGGTGGCAAAAAAAGAAGATTGA
- a CDS encoding thiol:disulfide interchange protein DsbA/DsbL: protein MMMKMKLFSALMALSLAGMAQAATEGKDYQVLAKPIPQVQADKVEVLEFFGYFCVHCYHLDPALLKHSQSFAKDTYLRTEHVVWQPEMFGLARVAAAVNSSGLKYQANPAVFKAVYEQKINLADSATFKQWAAAQKGFDSKKLVAAYDSAANQTQAQNMQDLTETYRIESTPMVIVGGKYEVLFNGDYQNGMKTIDALIAKVRSERGLKQAGSRVKSKGAALAKSANH, encoded by the coding sequence ATGATGATGAAAATGAAATTATTCTCGGCATTGATGGCCTTGTCTTTGGCCGGCATGGCGCAAGCCGCCACCGAAGGTAAGGATTACCAAGTGCTGGCTAAGCCGATTCCGCAGGTTCAGGCGGATAAGGTGGAAGTGTTGGAATTTTTCGGCTACTTCTGCGTGCATTGCTACCACTTGGATCCGGCGTTGTTGAAACACAGCCAATCGTTCGCCAAAGACACTTATTTGCGCACCGAGCATGTGGTGTGGCAGCCGGAAATGTTCGGCTTGGCGCGTGTCGCCGCTGCGGTAAACAGCTCCGGTTTAAAATACCAAGCCAATCCGGCGGTGTTTAAAGCGGTGTATGAGCAAAAAATAAATTTGGCCGACAGTGCTACGTTCAAACAATGGGCAGCGGCACAAAAAGGTTTTGACAGCAAAAAATTGGTGGCCGCTTATGATTCCGCCGCCAATCAAACCCAAGCCCAAAACATGCAGGATTTGACCGAAACCTACCGCATCGAAAGCACGCCGATGGTGATTGTTGGTGGTAAATATGAAGTGTTGTTCAACGGCGATTACCAAAACGGTATGAAAACCATTGATGCCTTGATTGCCAAAGTGCGCAGCGAGCGCGGTTTGAAGCAGGCAGGCAGCCGTGTGAAGAGCAAAGGCGCTGCTTTGGCCAAATCAGCCAATCATTGA
- a CDS encoding SPOR domain-containing protein — protein sequence MKKQTQHGKGIAGFISGLLLATAVIVGILFFLNKGNQNQFKELAQPEQTFEPEVLQPQTPPKPVEKPASEEVPVTPAETDSKASEADTAASEAQDTPSESEAPKADESKPAAPAVVPVPTPKATVEPKVTADTEDDRDAAERAAQEREERAAAEKKAAEAKRKAELAQKRAEKAKADKAAADKKAAAELTAERKLAEKKAAEKKAAEKKAADKKAADKKAADKKAAEKKTAKPTPEQILNSGSIEKARKAAGEEAKKSSKAADSKAATSAKSSGKKVIVQMGSYGDRASADAQRAKLAMMGVQSSVVEGSANGKKVYRLQSGVMAQDAAQRVQQTLKKNGVSSFTRSAQ from the coding sequence ATGAAAAAACAGACACAACATGGTAAAGGTATTGCCGGTTTTATTTCAGGGTTGCTGTTGGCAACTGCTGTGATTGTCGGCATTTTGTTTTTCTTAAACAAAGGCAATCAAAACCAATTTAAAGAGCTGGCGCAGCCGGAGCAAACTTTCGAGCCGGAAGTTTTGCAGCCGCAAACGCCGCCTAAACCGGTAGAAAAACCAGCTTCAGAAGAAGTACCTGTTACACCTGCCGAAACCGACAGCAAAGCCAGCGAAGCGGATACCGCTGCTTCAGAAGCGCAAGATACGCCGTCTGAAAGCGAAGCGCCTAAGGCTGATGAAAGCAAACCTGCTGCGCCTGCGGTAGTGCCTGTGCCGACACCGAAAGCGACTGTTGAGCCTAAAGTAACGGCTGATACCGAAGACGACCGTGACGCCGCCGAACGTGCCGCGCAAGAGCGTGAAGAACGTGCAGCTGCAGAGAAAAAAGCCGCTGAAGCCAAACGCAAAGCTGAGTTAGCACAAAAACGTGCGGAAAAAGCCAAAGCCGATAAAGCGGCCGCCGATAAAAAAGCCGCTGCTGAATTAACTGCCGAGCGAAAACTGGCTGAGAAAAAAGCTGCTGAGAAAAAAGCGGCTGAAAAGAAAGCCGCCGACAAGAAAGCAGCCGACAAGAAAGCAGCTGATAAAAAAGCCGCAGAGAAAAAAACGGCCAAGCCAACTCCTGAGCAAATCTTAAACAGCGGCAGCATTGAAAAAGCCCGCAAAGCCGCAGGTGAAGAAGCGAAGAAATCAAGCAAAGCGGCTGACAGTAAAGCGGCGACCAGCGCGAAATCTTCGGGTAAAAAAGTCATTGTGCAAATGGGTTCATACGGCGACCGCGCTTCTGCCGATGCGCAACGTGCCAAATTGGCGATGATGGGCGTACAGTCCAGCGTGGTGGAAGGTTCGGCCAACGGTAAGAAAGTGTACCGTCTGCAAAGCGGTGTGATGGCGCAAGATGCGGCTCAACGCGTGCAGCAAACGCTGAAGAAAAACGGCGTGAGCAGCTTTACCCGTTCGGCTCAATAA
- a CDS encoding undecaprenyl-diphosphate phosphatase, translating to MDIILLLKALILGIVEGLTEFLPISSTGHLIVVGDLLNFHSNGKVFEIAIQLGAVLAVIFEYRQRFSKIIRGIGKERTANRFVLNLAVAFVPAAVVGLLFSKQIKLYLFNPITVAMMLVLGGFFILWVEKRQQSRAPKVVNVDDMRPIDAFVVGCAQICALVPGTSRSGSTIMGGMLWGLERKVATEFSFFLAVPMMIAATFYDILKHYKLFTLQDIGLIAVGFIAAFFAGLLAVKALLKFLATKNYVPFAYYRIVFGGLILLTWAMGWVQWTE from the coding sequence ATGGATATTATATTGTTGTTGAAGGCCCTGATTTTGGGCATTGTCGAAGGTTTGACCGAGTTTTTACCGATTTCGAGCACAGGGCACTTGATTGTGGTCGGCGATTTGCTGAATTTCCACAGCAATGGCAAAGTGTTTGAAATCGCGATTCAATTGGGCGCGGTGTTGGCGGTGATCTTTGAATACCGCCAACGTTTCAGCAAGATTATCCGCGGTATCGGCAAAGAGCGCACAGCGAATCGTTTTGTATTGAATCTGGCGGTGGCATTTGTGCCGGCGGCGGTGGTCGGTTTGCTGTTTAGCAAACAGATTAAGCTGTATTTGTTTAACCCGATTACCGTAGCAATGATGCTGGTGTTGGGCGGTTTCTTTATTTTGTGGGTGGAAAAGCGCCAACAAAGCCGTGCGCCGAAAGTGGTGAATGTCGATGATATGCGCCCGATTGATGCGTTTGTGGTCGGCTGTGCGCAGATTTGCGCTTTGGTGCCGGGCACATCGCGTTCGGGTAGTACCATCATGGGCGGCATGCTGTGGGGTTTGGAGCGCAAGGTAGCGACTGAGTTTTCATTCTTCTTGGCGGTGCCGATGATGATTGCGGCGACGTTTTACGATATTTTGAAACACTATAAGCTCTTCACCCTGCAAGACATCGGCTTGATTGCGGTTGGCTTTATCGCTGCGTTTTTTGCCGGTTTGCTGGCGGTAAAAGCCTTATTGAAATTCTTGGCAACCAAAAACTATGTGCCGTTTGCCTATTACCGAATTGTCTTTGGTGGCTTGATTCTGCTGACTTGGGCAATGGGCTGGGTGCAGTGGACTGAATAA
- a CDS encoding accessory factor UbiK family protein, with protein sequence MFGKNLFEEVTSKLSETIANSPAKDVEKNVKAMLGSAFNRMDLVTREEFDIQQQVLIKTRTKLVELEARLAKLEAAQNPAAAEDSVVEESAAKVEAAVESVTKADSAE encoded by the coding sequence ATGTTCGGTAAAAACCTGTTTGAAGAAGTGACCTCAAAATTGAGCGAAACCATCGCCAACAGCCCGGCCAAAGATGTTGAGAAAAATGTCAAAGCCATGTTGGGCAGCGCGTTTAACCGCATGGATTTGGTGACCCGTGAAGAATTCGATATCCAGCAGCAAGTGTTGATTAAAACCCGCACCAAATTGGTGGAGTTGGAAGCGCGTTTGGCCAAATTGGAAGCGGCGCAAAATCCTGCTGCAGCCGAAGACAGCGTAGTGGAAGAATCTGCCGCCAAAGTGGAAGCCGCCGTGGAATCAGTAACCAAAGCAGACAGCGCCGAATAA
- the metK gene encoding methionine adenosyltransferase, which translates to MSEFLFTSESVSEGHPDKVADQISDAILDAILAQDPTGRVAAETLVATDLCVLAGEITTSAKVDYEQVARDTVKRIGYNNPEWGFAADTFKLVLNYGEQSPDIAQGVNEGEGIDLNQGAGDQGLMFGYACDETPTLMPFAIYYSHRLMQRQSELRKDGRLPWLRPDAKAQLTCVYDSETGKVKRIDTVVLSTQHDPEISHEELTQAVIEHIIKPVLPSEMLTDETKYLINPTGNFVIGGPQGDCGLTGRKIIVDTYGGAAPHGGGAFSGKDPSKVDRSAAYASRYVAKNIVAAGLATQCQIQVSYAIGVAEPTSISIDTFGTGKISEADLIKLVREHFDLRPKGIVQMLDLLHPRYSKTAAYGHFGREEPEFTWERTDKAQALKAAAGL; encoded by the coding sequence ATGAGCGAATTTTTGTTTACTTCTGAATCTGTATCCGAAGGCCATCCTGATAAAGTGGCCGACCAAATTTCCGATGCGATTTTGGATGCGATTTTAGCGCAAGACCCGACCGGACGCGTAGCGGCGGAAACCTTGGTGGCGACTGATTTGTGCGTGTTGGCCGGTGAAATTACCACCAGCGCCAAAGTGGATTATGAGCAAGTGGCACGCGATACCGTGAAACGCATTGGCTACAACAATCCCGAGTGGGGCTTTGCGGCCGATACCTTTAAATTGGTGTTGAACTACGGCGAGCAATCGCCCGACATTGCCCAAGGTGTCAACGAAGGCGAGGGCATTGATTTGAACCAGGGTGCGGGTGACCAAGGTTTGATGTTTGGCTATGCCTGTGACGAAACCCCAACATTGATGCCGTTTGCCATCTACTACAGCCACCGCCTGATGCAACGCCAAAGCGAATTGCGCAAAGACGGCCGCCTGCCGTGGTTGCGCCCTGATGCCAAAGCCCAATTGACCTGCGTGTACGACAGCGAAACCGGCAAAGTGAAACGCATCGACACCGTGGTATTGTCCACCCAGCACGATCCGGAAATCAGCCACGAAGAATTGACCCAAGCCGTGATCGAGCACATCATCAAGCCGGTATTGCCGTCTGAAATGCTGACCGACGAAACCAAATACCTGATTAACCCGACCGGTAATTTCGTCATCGGCGGCCCGCAAGGCGACTGCGGTTTGACCGGCCGTAAAATCATCGTTGATACCTACGGTGGCGCAGCACCACACGGCGGCGGCGCGTTCTCCGGCAAAGACCCGTCTAAAGTTGACCGTTCTGCCGCTTACGCCAGCCGCTATGTGGCGAAAAATATTGTGGCCGCCGGTTTGGCGACCCAATGCCAAATTCAAGTGTCTTACGCCATCGGCGTGGCCGAGCCGACTTCGATTTCGATCGACACTTTCGGCACCGGCAAAATCAGCGAAGCCGATTTGATTAAATTGGTGCGCGAACATTTTGACCTGCGCCCGAAAGGCATTGTGCAAATGTTGGACTTGCTGCATCCGCGTTACAGCAAAACCGCTGCCTACGGCCACTTCGGTCGCGAAGAGCCTGAGTTTACTTGGGAGCGCACCGACAAGGCGCAAGCATTGAAAGCCGCTGCCGGTCTTTAA
- a CDS encoding IS30 family transposase produces MTYTQLTSHQRYYISRHYRNLPLNQIAQNIGCHPATVSREIRRHSVNGTYCYRKAQQQSEVKKKNKKPTKLTTAVKQTVNKLITQKYSPEQVCGYLLKHQHIKLHHSTLYRYLAKDRQNGGDLYTHLRIVSKPYRRQYGSGAWTKGSVPDRTDIEHRPAIVDQKERVGDFEMDTIVGKDQKSGLVVAVERKTKFVVIRKISNFKAEDVARVVIRALKPFKDIIQTITLDNGKEFYRHKTFAKALGAETYFCRPYHSWEKGLVENTNGLIRQYFPKGTDFRKLGAKKIKAVEEALNRRPRKTLDYETPGDLFSAALANGI; encoded by the coding sequence ATGACCTACACACAACTGACCTCACACCAAAGATACTACATTTCCAGACATTACCGCAACCTACCCCTAAACCAAATCGCACAGAACATCGGTTGTCATCCCGCCACCGTCAGTCGGGAAATCAGACGGCATTCCGTCAACGGAACCTACTGTTACCGAAAAGCACAACAGCAAAGCGAAGTTAAAAAGAAAAACAAAAAGCCAACCAAACTGACTACTGCCGTCAAACAGACTGTTAACAAACTGATTACCCAAAAATACAGCCCCGAACAAGTCTGCGGCTACCTGCTGAAACATCAACACATCAAACTGCACCACAGCACCCTTTACCGCTATCTCGCCAAAGACCGTCAAAACGGCGGCGACCTGTACACCCATCTGCGTATCGTTTCCAAACCCTACCGCAGACAATACGGCAGCGGTGCATGGACAAAAGGCAGCGTACCGGACAGAACCGACATTGAACACAGACCTGCCATTGTCGATCAAAAAGAGCGGGTCGGCGATTTCGAGATGGACACCATTGTCGGTAAAGATCAAAAAAGCGGACTGGTGGTTGCTGTTGAAAGAAAAACCAAATTTGTCGTTATCCGCAAAATCAGCAATTTCAAAGCAGAAGATGTAGCCCGGGTAGTGATTCGGGCATTGAAGCCGTTTAAAGATATCATTCAAACGATTACTTTGGATAACGGTAAAGAGTTTTACCGACATAAAACCTTTGCCAAAGCCCTGGGTGCGGAAACTTACTTCTGCCGTCCATACCATTCTTGGGAAAAAGGCTTGGTGGAGAATACCAACGGGCTGATCAGACAATACTTCCCAAAGGGGACGGATTTTAGGAAACTGGGTGCTAAAAAGATTAAAGCGGTTGAGGAGGCCCTTAACCGCCGACCGAGAAAGACATTGGACTATGAGACACCGGGTGATCTGTTTTCAGCAGCCCTTGCCAATGGCATTTGA